One genomic window of Anaerofustis stercorihominis DSM 17244 includes the following:
- a CDS encoding arsenate reductase family protein — MKYLFIEYPKCSTCKKAKKWLNDNNIEFEDRHIIENNPTKEELKKWFRVSGLPIKRFFNTSGMKYRELGLKDKIPNMNEDEMFELLSTDGMLVKRPIIVAEDFILTGFKEKEWEEKIKKIKGIYPFIFLLSSLYKLRQSF, encoded by the coding sequence ATGAAATATTTATTTATAGAATATCCAAAATGCTCAACTTGCAAAAAAGCAAAAAAATGGCTAAATGACAATAATATTGAATTTGAAGACAGACACATAATTGAAAACAACCCTACAAAGGAAGAACTTAAAAAATGGTTTAGGGTAAGCGGACTTCCCATAAAAAGATTTTTTAATACAAGCGGCATGAAATACAGAGAACTCGGTCTTAAAGATAAGATACCAAATATGAACGAAGATGAAATGTTTGAACTACTCTCAACGGACGGTATGCTGGTAAAAAGACCCATAATAGTTGCGGAAGACTTTATTCTCACAGGATTTAAAGAAAAAGAATGGGAAGAAAAAATTAAAAAAATAAAAGGAATTTATCCTTTTATTTTTTTATTATCTAGTCTTTATAAACTTCGGCAGTCATTTTAA
- a CDS encoding DUF6809 family protein, translated as MCDILKDLYEGNINPSMDVVSFTKEYETELREKTKSEDEFLSKLDGEMQNEFYSIMERWIKAYPLELREYFISGYKLGVKMTAEVYKD; from the coding sequence ATGTGTGATATTTTAAAAGATTTATATGAGGGAAATATAAATCCTTCAATGGATGTTGTATCGTTTACGAAAGAGTATGAGACGGAGCTTAGAGAGAAAACGAAGAGTGAAGATGAGTTTTTAAGTAAGCTTGACGGAGAAATGCAAAATGAATTTTATAGTATCATGGAAAGATGGATAAAAGCATATCCTCTAGAACTTAGGGAATATTTTATATCGGGATATAAGCTTGGAGTTAAAATGACTGCCGAAGTTTATAAAGACTAG
- a CDS encoding DUF5662 family protein, with protein MNKFFGHLCTINRHKMYVLKTCFKAGLYKQGLLHDMSKYSTIEFLSGVKYYQGGNRSPISKEKEVKGYAPGWLHHKGKNRHHFEYWIDFAKNPHDGLIGIKMPKRYVAEMVIDRISASKNYLGDKYTPVEPLKYWLNGKDFYVIDKDSEFLTDYLLTMLSEKGEEELLHFIKYTLMKNKDGDYHEEEGKLILD; from the coding sequence ATGAATAAGTTTTTTGGACATTTATGTACAATTAACAGACACAAAATGTATGTACTAAAAACCTGCTTCAAAGCGGGATTATATAAACAAGGACTGCTTCACGATATGTCTAAATATTCTACCATCGAGTTTTTATCGGGAGTCAAATATTATCAGGGAGGAAACAGAAGCCCCATAAGCAAAGAAAAAGAAGTAAAGGGATATGCACCAGGCTGGCTTCATCACAAAGGAAAAAACAGACATCATTTTGAATACTGGATTGACTTTGCGAAAAATCCTCACGACGGCTTGATTGGGATCAAAATGCCCAAAAGATATGTTGCGGAAATGGTTATAGATAGGATAAGTGCTTCAAAAAACTACTTGGGTGATAAATATACACCTGTAGAACCTTTAAAATATTGGCTTAACGGAAAAGATTTTTATGTAATAGACAAAGACAGCGAATTTTTAACAGACTATTTACTTACGATGTTGAGCGAAAAGGGTGAAGAGGAACTACTCCATTTTATAAAATATACTTTAATGAAAAATAAAGACGGTGATTATCACGAAGAAGAGGGAAAACTTATTTTGGATTAA
- the pgsA gene encoding CDP-diacylglycerol--glycerol-3-phosphate 3-phosphatidyltransferase yields the protein MNLANKITLFRVIMIPVYVVLMIMTNIPNNYLIAGIVFIIASISDFVDGQIARKCNMVTDFGKFVDPLADKLLVMAAMLCFVEINFIPAWVVITILAREFIVTGLRTLAASNGVVIAADKIGKLKTTTQMIALVLMHFSGLSETIYTVSIVLMYAALILTIVSGVNYLILNKNLFNVKE from the coding sequence ATGAACTTAGCAAATAAAATAACTCTTTTTAGAGTTATAATGATACCTGTTTATGTTGTTTTGATGATAATGACTAATATACCAAATAATTATTTGATTGCGGGTATAGTGTTTATTATAGCGTCTATATCGGATTTTGTGGACGGACAAATAGCGAGAAAGTGCAATATGGTAACGGATTTTGGTAAATTTGTCGATCCTCTTGCTGATAAATTGCTTGTAATGGCAGCTATGCTTTGTTTTGTAGAAATCAATTTTATTCCTGCATGGGTAGTAATAACTATACTTGCAAGAGAATTTATTGTTACGGGACTTAGAACTCTTGCTGCTTCAAACGGCGTTGTTATTGCTGCGGATAAAATAGGAAAACTTAAAACTACGACACAGATGATAGCGTTGGTACTTATGCATTTTTCCGGTTTGAGTGAAACAATATACACTGTATCGATCGTTCTTATGTACGCTGCATTGATCCTTACAATAGTATCAGGTGTAAATTATTTGATATTAAATAAGAATTTGTTTAATGTGAAAGAATAA
- the rimO gene encoding 30S ribosomal protein S12 methylthiotransferase RimO: protein MKKVFVLTLGCPKNTVDSENIMYLLSKQGYEIVDDATVSDYIIINTCTFIHDAMEESINSILEATLVKKDRSEVKIIVTGCLAQRYSKDLKEEIPEVDAFVGTGEFYNMDKIIKSMETEESDEVIVKVDNIDCPIFETDRTLTTPSHFAYLKVSEGCDKHCTYCVIPSIRGKQRSRKIEDIVSEAKRLADRGVKELILIAQDVGEYGTDLYGERKLPELLEELNKIESIHWIRVLYIYPETVSDELIDKFVNLDKVLKYIDMPLQHINDNILKKMGRKTSKEDILTLIRKLRSKVNGIKIRSTFITAFPGETEENHKELLEFIKLYQLDRVGFFKYSREEGTPAYDMDNQVSEEIKDERYMELMSAQEDVSEELMESYLDKTLEVLIEEKVEDEDNVYIGRSYMDCPEIDGEVYVYADKPLEIGNFYDIVIEDSMEYDLIGRTK, encoded by the coding sequence ATGAAGAAAGTTTTTGTTTTGACTTTAGGTTGTCCCAAGAATACTGTTGACAGCGAGAATATAATGTATCTGTTAAGTAAGCAGGGATATGAAATAGTAGATGATGCTACTGTAAGTGATTACATAATAATAAACACTTGTACTTTTATACATGATGCTATGGAAGAAAGTATAAATTCCATATTAGAGGCAACTTTAGTAAAAAAAGACAGAAGTGAAGTAAAGATAATAGTAACGGGATGTCTTGCTCAGAGGTATTCAAAAGATTTAAAAGAAGAAATCCCCGAAGTAGATGCCTTTGTCGGGACAGGCGAATTCTATAATATGGATAAAATTATAAAAAGCATGGAAACCGAAGAAAGTGACGAAGTTATAGTTAAAGTGGATAACATTGATTGTCCTATTTTTGAAACAGACAGGACTTTGACAACTCCGTCGCACTTTGCTTATTTAAAAGTATCCGAAGGCTGTGACAAACACTGTACTTACTGTGTAATACCGAGTATAAGAGGTAAACAAAGAAGCAGAAAAATAGAAGATATAGTTTCAGAAGCAAAAAGACTTGCAGACAGAGGAGTTAAGGAACTTATCTTAATTGCACAGGATGTGGGAGAATATGGAACTGATTTATATGGAGAGAGAAAACTTCCCGAGTTATTGGAAGAATTAAATAAGATAGAAAGTATTCATTGGATAAGAGTTCTGTATATATATCCGGAAACTGTTTCCGATGAACTTATCGATAAATTTGTCAATCTGGATAAGGTTCTTAAGTATATCGACATGCCTCTTCAGCATATAAATGATAATATACTTAAAAAGATGGGAAGAAAGACTTCTAAAGAAGATATACTTACATTGATCAGAAAACTCAGGAGTAAAGTCAATGGTATAAAAATACGTTCTACCTTTATAACCGCATTTCCCGGGGAAACGGAAGAAAATCATAAAGAGCTTTTGGAATTTATTAAATTGTATCAGCTCGACAGGGTCGGTTTTTTCAAATATTCAAGGGAAGAAGGGACTCCTGCTTATGATATGGATAATCAAGTAAGTGAAGAAATAAAAGATGAAAGATATATGGAACTTATGTCTGCTCAGGAAGATGTTTCTGAAGAGTTGATGGAGAGTTATTTGGATAAAACATTAGAAGTACTTATAGAAGAAAAAGTCGAAGATGAAGATAATGTTTATATAGGCAGAAGTTATATGGACTGTCCCGAAATTGACGGCGAAGTTTATGTTTATGCAGATAAACCCCTTGAAATAGGTAATTTTTATGATATAGTTATAGAAGATTCAATGGAATATGATTTGATAGGAAGGACCAAATAA